One window of the Eucalyptus grandis isolate ANBG69807.140 chromosome 8, ASM1654582v1, whole genome shotgun sequence genome contains the following:
- the LOC104429849 gene encoding LOW QUALITY PROTEIN: uncharacterized protein LOC104429849 (The sequence of the model RefSeq protein was modified relative to this genomic sequence to represent the inferred CDS: inserted 1 base in 1 codon) has translation MASTYVENFNQLIPVGEQIEIRLRDGWFNEPAHQGKRFTMKKDKEPTTEINVAYAQPALSKPPMVRVPGNKQDGGRVLAPWQFTKRQFSPLLGPLSQVLPILQKKGLISHEPKRPNAEKFSNYDPSKNHKIQNLLDTKAFSFRTTQPNVKKNPLSEHQGNVNAIFEFNAGKKMNLKVSVKDIYSGLVRVGYYPTDENPPLPTKKENVQEMVKAGMIVYVDQAGIVSTISEVIIDWEKEFAKLSAEKSEPDPLIEDMPPLEDASDHEGLIVKVPSTDEEIIIEMPQLYEYKDNKAIPWSYELEVDLITRFGRTYAQANAQPAKPITDEEAKEFLAIIKASEYNVVDQLRILPAQISLLELLQMSPTHQKSLMKVLSEVRVPKTIEVNRLEEFVGSILLKDLIAFFDEEFPLEGRRHTKALYISVKCKASHVARVLINNGYALNIYPLATLHRLKIDHSKINAAKTSIRAFDGTRKEVIGETHLDLQIGPVMFNVLFQVMDIPTAFNFLLGRPWIHTAGAVHSSLHQSVKFVVKGKLVIVHGEEDHRIYHETAIPYVEPERKEESSYQSFELVSTIHASRGSTAPIPDMSNAAVMVARVMVGNGFIPGHGLGYHGKGGGHEQERKNSLLLDIRETFPGPARMMHDEGGVIATRGIVPDGWSSMDDPTTSKTEDPDNGMEGITTLFDELLIGAIDEEPSEEMGASPQESNLMVGKEVKMVQSNAMSDDGDDYDDPNGDSIEVQQSWEQHEKTKVLTSEQTVTLNLSDAEDPKEIKIGANLXQREAELLTQLLKEYQDIFAWTYTDMPGLDPSIVEHCLPTNSDMRPKKQKLRRTKPKLSKKIEEEAMKLLKVGFIEVSQYPEWVANIVSVMKKDGRVRVCVDYRDLNKASPKDNFPLPHIDALVDSTAGFELFSFMDGFFGYNQIRMKDEDKEKTSFITPWGTFHYKVMFFGLKNAGATYQQVMVTLFHDIIHEEIEVYVDDMIAKTRLEKSHVETLKKLFDRLREFKLRLNPTKCVFGAASGKLLGFIVSSKGIGIDPSKAKAICELQPPSTVKEVQSLLGRLNYIARFISQLSETAKPFFKLLRKNVQVEWNDECREAFNKLKQYLMNPPVLVPPILGHPLILYLTIHSESLGAMLAQKTPVDQKEQAIYYLSKKFTVSKLKYSDVEKTCAALVWVLHRLRQYTLHYQTFLVTENDPIKYLFNQPALVGKLVKWQVLISEFDVQFMPQKSVKGRVIADILAENPRNLNDNDCPLDDHMLAINEDAWSMFFDGAVNLSGSGTRAVLISPDGQHYPVAAKLIFPCTNNIAEYEACILGLHAAIEMGMAKLKVYGDSALIILQTVGEWKTRDAKLLPYHKYLEELVKEFDEISFDYLARSHNQFADALAMLSSMLQVTDGLELEPLKIEVLAKPSYCMVVNEELDEKPCTPADRKYIMKMASKFFVNGKNLYKRSYDSVLLRCVDEVEATQIMQEVHEGVCGPHINRHMLAKKIMKLGYYWLALESDCIQHVRSCHCCQIHGDKINVPPTELRQLSEPWPFSMWGIDVIGPINPKASNGHQFILVAIDYFSKWIEAASYANVTARNVVKFIRRDIITRYGVPEAIVTDNGTNLNNKFVDELFSEFKIRHLNSSSYRPQMNGAVEAANKNIKKVLAKTAENYQDWHDRLPFALMAYRTSIRTSTGATPFSLVYGMEAVLPVEVEIPSLRVLSQVELSEAERTQQRFEQLNLIDEKRLKALCNGQTYQQRVAKSFNRKVRPRHFEVNDLVLRKVLPIFPDPRSKFAPNYSGPYMVKRVLPGGALILTEMDGREFSNPINSDAVKKYYP, from the exons ATGGCTAGCACATACGTTgagaacttcaaccaacttatccCAGTGGGTGAACAGATCGAGATAAGGCTAAGAGATGGATGGTTCAATGAACCGGCTCATCAAGGAAAAaggttcaccatgaagaaagataaagaaccgaCCACTGAAATCAATGTTGCATATGCACAACCAGCCCTTAGTAAGCCTCCGATGGTTCGTGTCCCCGGGAATAAGCAAGATGGAGGCCGAGTGCTTGCACCGTGGCAATTCACCAAAAGGCagttctctcctcttcttggcCCTCTATCTCAAGTCTTGCCGATACTCCAAAAGAAAGGATTGATCTCCCACGAACCAAAGCGGCCCAATGCTGAAAAATTCTCCAACTATGATCCCTCCAAAAAT cacaagatccaaaatttgTTGGATACTAAGGCATTTTCTTTCCGTACCACCCAACCGAATGTCAAGAAGAATCCATTGTCGGAACATCAGGGAAATGTGAATGCAATCTTTGAGTtcaatgctggcaaaaagaTGAACTTGAAGGTGTCTGTCAAAGATATCTATAGCGGATTAGTTAGAGTTGGTTACTATCCCACAGATGAGAATCCTCCCTTGCCTACCAAGAAGGAAAATGTTCAAGAAATGGTTAAGGCCGGCATGATCGTGTATGTTGATCAAGCTGGAATAGTGTCAACTATCTCTGAAGTCATCATTGATTGGGAGAAAGAATTTGCTAAGCTAAGTGCTGAAAAGAGTGAACCAGATCCATTGATCGAGGACATGCCCCCGCTTGAGGACGCCTCTGACCATGAAGGACTGATAGTGAAAGTGCCTTCAActgatgaagaaataattattgagaTGCCCCAGCTATATGAGTACAAGGATAACAAAGCAATCCCTTGGTCATACGAGCTAGAAGTTGACCTGATTACAAGGTTTGGTCGAACCTATGCTCAAGCTAATGCCCAACCTGCAAAGCCAATTACTGACGAAGAGGCCAAAGAATTTCTGGCTATAAtcaaagcaagtgagtataacgTGGTCGACCAGTTACGGATATTGCCCGCTCAGATCTCTTTACTTGAACTCTTGCAAATGTCTCCTACACATCAAAAGTCTCTAATGAAGGTTCTAAGCGAAGTTCGTGTACCAAAAACGATCGAAGTAAACAGGTTGGAGGAATTTGTAGGGTCAATTCTTCTTAAGGATTTAATAGCCTTTTTTGATGAAGAATTCCCTCTTGAGGGGAGGAGACATACTAAGGCGTTATATATATCCGTCAAGTGCAAGGCttcccatgtggctcgagtACTCATTAATAATGGGTATGCATTGAATATCTATCCATTGGCGACTCTTCACCGCCTTAAAATAGatcattcaaaaataaatgctgCAAAAACCTCCATCCGAGCTTTTGATGGTACGAGAAAGGAGGTGATAGGGGAGACCCACCTTGATCTGCAAATAGGGCCGGTGATGTTCAACGTCCTTTTCCAGGTGATGGACATTCCTACCGCATTCAATTTCCTATTAGGTCGCCCCTGGATTCATACTGCTGGAGCTGTGCACTCAAGTCTCCACCAAAGTGTGAAATTTGTTGTTAAAGGAAAGCTTGTCATTGTTCATGGCGAGGAAGATCATCGGATCTATCATGAGACGGCAATCCCCTATGTCGAGCCAGAGCGTAAGGAGGAGTCAAGTTACCAATCGTTTGAACTTGTATCCACTATTCATGCATCTCGAGGATCGACAGCACCCATCCCTGATATGTCTAATGCAGCAGTTATGGTAGCAAGAGTGATGGTTGGAAATGGCTTTATTCCTGGCCATGGACTTG ggtaccatggaaaaGGAGGAGGACATGAGCAAGAGAGGAAAAACTCATTACTCCTCGACATCCGTGAGACATTCCCCGGCCCTGCTagaatgatgcatgatgaaggAGGAGTGATCGCCACCCGTGGTATCGTGCCCGATGGATGGAGTAGCATGGATGACCCGACAACTTCAAAGACAGAGGATCCAGATAATGGGATGGAAGGGATCACAACCCTATTCGATGAACTCCTTATAGGTGCCATTGACGAAGAACCATCGGAGGAAATGGGTGctagcccacaaga GAGCAACCTTATGGTAGGCAAGGAGGTGAAAATGGTCCAATCTAATGCCATGAGCGATGACGGTGATGACTATGATGATCCAAATGGTGACTCCATTGAAGTACAACAAAGTTGGGAGCAACATGAAAAAACCAAAGTTCTCACCTCCGAGCAAACTGTCACTCTTAATTTGAGTGATGCCGAAGATCCCAAAGAGATaaaaattggggcaaatc CCCAAAGAGAGGCCGAGCTCCTGACTCAATTGCTAAAAGAATATCAGGATATTTTTGCTTGGACATACACTGATATGCCAGGTTTAGATCCATCAATTGTGGAACATTGTTTGCCCACTAATTCAGACATGCGTCCTAAGAAGCAGAAGCTTCGGAGGACTAAACCAaagctctcgaagaagatagaagagGAAGCAATGAAACTTCTCAAAGTGGGATTCATCGAAGTCTCACAATATCCTGAATGGGTGGCCAACATAGTATCGGTCATGAAGAAAGACGGTCGAGTCCGGGTGTGTGTTGATTATCGGGATTTGAACAAGGCCAGCCCAAAGGACAACTTCCCATTGCCACATATCGATGCTCTCGTAGATAGTACTGCCGGATTTGAAttattctctttcatggatggcTTTTTTGGCTACAACCAGATAAGAATGAAGGATGAAGACAAAGAGAAGACATCATTTATCACCCcgtggggaacctttcattataaggtcatgTTCTTCGGACTCAAAAATGCAGGGGCAACTTATCAGCAAGTCATGGTTACATTGTTCCATGACATAAtacatgaagaaattgaggtGTATGTTGACGACATGATTGCAAAAACCCGACTTGAGAAAAGTCATGTTGAAACCCTCAAGAAGTTATTTGATCGGCTCCGTGAATTCAAACTCCGTTTAAACCCTACCAAGTGCGTGTTCGGGGCAGCATCGGGTAAATTACTTGGGTTCATTGTGAGTAGTAAAGGGATCGGGATTGACCCATCTAAAGCCAAGGCAATATGTGAGTTGCAACCTCCGTCGACAGTGAAGGAGGTCCAAAGTCTCCTGGGGAGACTAAATTACATTGcacgattcatttcccaactctcTGAGACTGCTAAGCCGTTCTTcaaactcttgaggaaaaaTGTACAAGTTGAGTGGAATGATGAATGTCGAGAGGCGTTCAATAAGCTAAAGCAATAtttgatgaatccaccagttcttgtcccACCAATATTGGGGCATCCTTTGATTTTGTACCTCACAATCCATAGTGAGTCACTCGGTGCGATGTTAGCTCAAAAAACTCCCGTGGATCAAAAGGAACAGGCCATTTATTATCTCAGTAAAAAGTTCACTGTCTCGAAGCTAAAATATTCTGATGTTGAAAAAACTTGTGCTGCGTTAGTATGGGTATTGCATAGACTGCGACAGTACACCTTGCATTACCAAACGTTTCTCGTAACTGAGAACGATCCCatcaagtatttatttaatcaaccagctttggtgggtaagctAGTCAAATGGCAGGTCTTGATTTCGGAATTCGACGTGCAGTTCATGCcacaaaaatcagttaaaggccGAGTAATTGCTGATATATTGGCTGAGAATCCTAGAAACTTGAATGATAATGATTGTCCTTTGGATGATCATATGTTGGCCATAAATGAAGATGCATGGTctatgttctttgatggagctgtgaaCTTGTCCGGTTCTGGTACTAGGGCAGTATTGATATCCCCAGACGGACAACACTACCCAGTAGCCGCGAAATtaatattcccatgcactaacaatatagCTGAATATGAAGCTTGTATTCTCGGACTTCATGCCGCAATTGAAATGGgaatggccaaattgaaagtaTATGGAGATTCCGCACTAATCATACTCCAAACtgtaggtgaatggaagaccaGGGATGCCAAATTACTTCCGTATCACAAGTACCTCGAGGAGTTGGTAAAGGAGTTCGATGAAATTTCATTCGACTACTTGGCTAGATCTCATAATCAGTTTGCCGATGCCCTGGCAATGttgtcatctatgttgcaagttaCTGATGGTTTAGAACTTGAGCCTTTGAAAATTGAGGTTCTAGCCAAACCTTCTTATTGCATGGTTGTGAATGAAGAGCTTGATGAGAAGCCATG CACTCCAGCCGATAGAAAATACAtaatgaagatggcctcaaagttcttcgTCAATGGTAAGAATTTatacaagagatcttatgattcagtTTTATTGAGATGCGTAGATGAAGTAGAAGCCAcccaaatcatgcaagaagtgcatGAAGGAGTTTGCGGCCCACACATAAATAGGCACATGTTAGCCAAGAAGATCATGAAACTAGGTTACTATTGGCTTGCGCTAGAAAGTGACTGCATACAGCATGTTAGAAGTTGCCATTGTTGCCAAATTCATggagataaaataaatgttcctccCACGGAGTTACGCCAGCTATCTGAGCCATGGCCTTTCTCAATGTGGGGGATCGATGTGATTGGCCCGATAAAtcccaaagcttcaaatgggcaccAGTTCATATTGGTGGCaatagattatttttcaaagtggATTGAAGCCGCATCATATGCTAATGTCACAGCTCGAAACGTTGTGAAGTTTATTAGGCGTGACATAATCACCCGTTATGGTGTCCCCGAAGCAATTGTCACTGACAATGGGACAAATCTGAATAACAAGTTCGTTGATGAGTTGTTCAGTGAGTTCAAAATCAGGCATTTGAATTCATCATCATAccgcccacaaatgaatggagctgttGAGGCAGCtaataagaacattaagaagGTCCTAgctaagacagccgagaattatcAAGATTGGCATGATAGGTTACCTTTTGCTCTAATGGCATATCGGACATCGATCCGAACATCCACCGGGGCGACCCCTTTCTCCTTGGTTTATGGCATGGAGGCAGTCTTGCCtgtggaagtagaaatccccTCTTTGAGAGTcttatcccaagtggaattgTCCGAGGCAGAACGGACACAACAAAGGTTCGAGCAATTGAACCTGATTGATGAGAAAAGGTTAAAAGCTCTTTGCAATGGCCAAACGTATCAACAAAGAGTAGCCAAGTCTTTCAATCGGAAGGTACGGCCGAGACACTTCGAAGTGAATGATCTAGTTCTAAGAAAGGTGTTGCCGATTTTTCCTGATCCTAGAAGcaaatttgctccaaattatAGCGGCCCgtatatggtgaagagggtACTCCCTGGAGGTGCCTTAATCCTtacagaaatggatggtcgtgagttttctaaCCCTATTAACTCTGATGCTGTGAAGAAGTATTACCCTTGA